In the genome of Myxococcota bacterium, one region contains:
- a CDS encoding zinc ribbon domain-containing protein, with the protein MTRVVCCAALAALALLGASVASAQGPADVPAGPARVVGQLLHDTRPDATAEVDVVLYALSDDGSAGLRQTRTDTEGRFAFEGISNAPGVVYLVGARPGDVPFGERFRFEAGSTEHRLNLTLSDPSSDAGAAAVKRLDLRVDRACDELRLVHSYTVVNPTDAVIFVPETARSGTRPLFEAAIPADARGFESLLERSGLERDGTRVQFWGPLYPGNQEIPFGYGLPLDTTTWELGFPAGAPPVQILTPQGVVDARADGFIPGAPVELEGAPYEVQSAPGLDARATLRVALGLGEATQSALRTTRSEWWIEVDDASLEVNERLEVEVDDDAGLPASPGSPLFCLALPREATGLRFSNDLLEAGLRRDPGGALALHGPLPSGTRQWALSYRLPATARGGEIQRRFDRDLPLLSVLVADTGVIADTDRLHRRRSIRSGDRLYLHLEAFALEAGETLELGLRRTTPKTGGGRWAATGFALLAGLAAFGFLAGPLRAEASVLAARDQQEDDSRELEREAIQRSLEDLDEDLETGKLTQEDHAVMRQGLRARAAALLLERQPPAASVAPKTTECPACGATVAPDARFCSQCGTSLSVTGDA; encoded by the coding sequence ATGACGCGCGTCGTCTGCTGCGCGGCCCTCGCTGCGCTCGCGCTGCTCGGTGCTTCGGTGGCGAGCGCCCAGGGCCCCGCCGACGTCCCGGCCGGGCCGGCCCGCGTCGTCGGGCAGCTGCTCCACGACACGCGCCCCGACGCCACCGCCGAAGTGGACGTCGTGCTCTACGCGCTGTCCGACGACGGGAGCGCTGGCCTGCGCCAAACCCGCACCGACACCGAGGGGCGTTTCGCCTTCGAGGGCATCTCGAACGCGCCGGGTGTCGTGTACCTGGTGGGTGCGCGTCCTGGCGACGTGCCCTTCGGCGAACGCTTTCGCTTCGAGGCGGGAAGCACCGAGCACCGCCTGAACCTGACGCTGTCGGACCCGAGCAGCGACGCGGGCGCCGCGGCGGTGAAGCGCCTCGATCTGCGCGTCGACCGTGCCTGCGACGAGCTGCGACTGGTGCACAGCTACACCGTCGTGAACCCGACCGACGCGGTGATCTTCGTTCCCGAGACGGCGCGCTCGGGTACCCGACCGCTCTTCGAGGCCGCGATCCCCGCGGATGCCCGCGGCTTCGAGTCGCTGCTCGAGCGTTCGGGGCTGGAGCGCGACGGCACGCGCGTGCAGTTCTGGGGACCGCTGTATCCGGGCAACCAGGAGATTCCCTTCGGCTACGGCCTGCCCCTCGACACCACCACCTGGGAGCTCGGGTTTCCGGCAGGCGCCCCGCCGGTGCAGATCCTGACACCGCAGGGCGTGGTCGATGCCCGCGCAGACGGCTTCATCCCGGGCGCTCCGGTCGAGCTCGAGGGCGCACCCTACGAGGTTCAGAGCGCCCCGGGCCTCGACGCGCGCGCCACGCTCCGCGTGGCGCTGGGCCTCGGCGAAGCGACCCAGTCCGCGCTGCGAACGACCCGCTCGGAATGGTGGATCGAGGTGGACGACGCGAGCCTCGAGGTGAACGAGCGACTCGAAGTGGAGGTCGACGACGACGCCGGGCTCCCGGCATCACCCGGGTCCCCGCTCTTCTGCCTGGCGCTGCCGCGGGAGGCCACCGGCCTGCGCTTCTCGAACGACCTGCTCGAAGCGGGCCTGCGTCGCGATCCGGGCGGCGCGCTCGCGCTCCACGGTCCGCTTCCGTCGGGCACCCGCCAGTGGGCACTCAGCTACCGGCTGCCCGCGACGGCGCGCGGCGGCGAGATCCAGCGCCGCTTCGATCGCGACCTGCCGCTGCTGTCGGTCCTGGTCGCGGACACCGGCGTGATTGCGGACACCGATCGGCTGCACCGACGCCGCTCGATCCGCTCGGGCGACCGCCTCTACCTCCACCTCGAGGCCTTCGCCCTGGAAGCGGGCGAGACCCTCGAGCTCGGCTTGCGCCGCACGACACCGAAGACGGGCGGTGGACGCTGGGCCGCCACGGGCTTCGCCCTACTCGCCGGACTCGCCGCGTTCGGGTTCCTGGCGGGCCCGCTGCGCGCCGAAGCGAGCGTCCTCGCAGCACGCGATCAGCAGGAAGACGACTCCCGCGAACTCGAGCGCGAGGCGATCCAGCGTTCCCTCGAGGACCTCGACGAAGACCTCGAGACCGGCAAACTGACCCAAGAGGACCACGCGGTCATGCGGCAGGGACTGCGCGCGCGCGCCGCGGCCCTCTTGCTCGAACGCCAGCCCCCCGCCGCTTCGGTCGCGCCGAAAACCACGGAGTGTCCGGCCTGTGGGGCCACGGTCGCCCCAGACGCGCGCTTCTGCAGCCAGTGCGGTACCTCGTTGAGTGTGACGGGAGACGCGTGA